One genomic region from Solwaraspora sp. WMMD792 encodes:
- a CDS encoding helix-turn-helix domain-containing protein translates to MRARPVTVTPWQRLPAELAPAMRPRLAAVVDTVAAAVTELTPEFVGIDDPKFRADVRTAVDVALQRFLDLVGTTEPALPPRVREVFVALGAAEAREDRGPQALLAALRVAGRLLLRQVGQALATVRPVDAEALADCADAVTGFVDELAAAGTDGFARQLREQSGEGDRARRQLGELLLVGGAGAATVAAAAARAGWRDLATVLPVVLPARQARDARFRFGTDGIVVDRGRDAVLLLRAGPRATRPVLADALHGWRATVGPALPWPQVPQAVRLAELAATVARTGGADQGGPVDRTAVFAEDHLTVLALHGHPDALAVLTGRRLAPFGALPPTQRDGLLRTLHSWLRHWGSRSAVAAELFVHPQTVSYRLKRLRTLLGDDLDDPDRRFELLLVLAAGDPR, encoded by the coding sequence GTGCGAGCCCGCCCAGTGACCGTCACCCCCTGGCAGCGGCTGCCCGCCGAGCTGGCCCCGGCGATGCGGCCCCGGCTGGCGGCGGTGGTCGACACCGTGGCCGCCGCGGTGACCGAGCTGACCCCTGAGTTCGTCGGCATCGACGACCCGAAGTTCCGGGCCGACGTCCGGACTGCGGTCGACGTCGCCCTCCAGCGTTTTCTGGACCTGGTCGGCACCACCGAGCCGGCATTGCCGCCCCGGGTACGGGAGGTCTTCGTCGCGCTCGGCGCGGCCGAGGCCCGCGAGGACCGTGGCCCCCAGGCGCTGCTCGCCGCCCTGCGGGTGGCCGGCCGACTGTTGCTGCGTCAGGTCGGTCAGGCGCTCGCCACGGTGCGCCCGGTCGACGCCGAGGCCCTCGCCGACTGCGCCGACGCGGTCACCGGTTTCGTCGACGAGCTGGCTGCGGCCGGCACCGACGGGTTCGCCCGCCAGCTGCGCGAACAGTCCGGCGAGGGCGACCGGGCCCGCCGGCAGCTGGGCGAACTGCTGCTGGTCGGCGGAGCCGGTGCCGCCACCGTGGCGGCGGCCGCCGCCCGGGCCGGCTGGCGGGACCTGGCCACCGTGCTGCCGGTCGTGCTGCCGGCCCGGCAGGCCCGCGACGCACGGTTCCGGTTCGGTACCGACGGCATCGTGGTCGACCGGGGCCGCGACGCCGTACTGCTGCTGCGCGCCGGCCCCCGGGCCACCCGACCGGTGCTGGCCGACGCGCTGCACGGCTGGCGGGCCACGGTGGGCCCGGCGTTGCCGTGGCCGCAGGTGCCCCAGGCGGTACGACTTGCCGAACTCGCGGCGACCGTCGCCCGGACCGGCGGAGCCGACCAGGGCGGTCCCGTCGACCGCACCGCCGTCTTCGCCGAGGACCACCTCACCGTGCTGGCGCTGCACGGCCACCCCGACGCGCTGGCGGTGCTGACCGGCCGCCGGCTGGCGCCCTTCGGCGCGCTGCCACCCACCCAGCGCGACGGACTGCTGCGTACGCTGCACAGCTGGCTGCGGCACTGGGGGTCCCGGTCGGCGGTCGCCGCCGAGCTGTTCGTCCATCCGCAGACCGTCAGCTACCGGCTCAAGCGGCTGCGGACGCTGCTCGGCGACGACCTGGACGACCCGGACCGACGGTTCGAGCTGCTGCTGGTGCTCGCCGCCGGCGACCCCCGCTGA
- a CDS encoding aminotransferase class III-fold pyridoxal phosphate-dependent enzyme: MDHHTSRRHVVDMCRTMLDRGYLKATEGNVSVRVPGHRLYAVTPSNYDYDRMRIEDICLVDFDGTHIPDGTGSDLAPSIEAGMHANIYRQRPDVNAIVHTHQPYASALAFLRRPIPALTDEQVRFLGRQVAIVDYAPSGTGMLARNVQKKVVSGDNAFIIANHGVVALGTDPDRAVFNMALLEKVSIAYLLALTSETGKVYTIPTAIREVAFTKLRADEKRIAAQLTEAVPPVRVPADEQLPSADAVAAEIAAAGPPVADTTTAQTPGSESARLGYAITEYLDVDDTMRRLKALVAQPVRGLRHDAMLDVLGYFNDRCRASKEITDRAKKRIPGGVQHNLAFNYPFPLAIDAADGAYLTDRDGNTYIDFLQAGGPTILGSNYGPVNEQVAAVVKESGPVTGLFHEYELKLAEIIHRYLPHIEMYRSLGSGTEAVMAAVRGARAFTGKHMVIKVGGAYHGWSDTMVYGLRVPGTYRMNAKGIPFGATANTREAFPHDLGALRRKLIENRVRGGTAAVIVEPLGPESGTRPVPRDFNARVRALCDEFGALLIFDEVVTGFRVGLGGAAGYFGVTPDLTVFGKAVSGGYPMAGGVGGRADVMAVFGAGLDGRGGTHIQVGGTLSANPLSCAAGYFAIAEMARTNAPVIAGRAGDRLTRGLQRLIDRYGLPYVAYNQGSIVHLECSGVMLLDMRNPIKLLRENKSRKRLMEQMGAAYTAHGVITLAGSRMYTSMADTDEVIDTALDRFDRVFAQVEGV, encoded by the coding sequence ATGGACCACCACACTTCCCGCAGGCACGTCGTCGACATGTGTCGAACCATGCTGGACCGGGGCTATCTGAAGGCCACCGAGGGCAACGTGTCGGTCCGGGTTCCGGGGCACCGGCTGTACGCCGTCACGCCGAGCAACTACGACTACGACCGGATGCGGATCGAGGACATCTGCCTGGTCGACTTCGACGGTACGCACATACCCGACGGCACCGGTAGTGACCTCGCGCCGTCGATCGAGGCCGGGATGCACGCCAACATCTACCGGCAGCGGCCCGACGTCAACGCGATCGTGCACACCCACCAGCCGTACGCCTCGGCCCTGGCGTTCCTGCGCCGTCCGATCCCGGCGCTCACCGACGAGCAGGTGCGTTTCCTCGGCCGCCAGGTGGCGATCGTCGACTACGCCCCGTCCGGCACCGGGATGCTGGCCCGCAACGTGCAGAAGAAGGTGGTTAGCGGCGACAACGCGTTCATCATCGCCAACCATGGCGTCGTCGCGCTGGGCACCGACCCGGACCGCGCGGTGTTCAACATGGCCCTGCTGGAGAAGGTGTCGATCGCCTATCTCCTGGCGTTGACCAGCGAAACCGGCAAGGTCTACACCATCCCGACCGCGATCCGGGAGGTCGCGTTCACCAAGCTGCGCGCCGACGAGAAGCGGATCGCCGCGCAGCTCACCGAGGCGGTCCCGCCGGTGCGGGTGCCCGCCGACGAGCAACTGCCCAGCGCGGACGCGGTGGCGGCCGAGATCGCCGCCGCCGGGCCACCGGTCGCCGACACCACCACCGCTCAGACCCCGGGCAGCGAGTCCGCGCGACTCGGCTACGCGATAACCGAGTACCTGGACGTCGACGACACGATGCGCCGGCTCAAGGCCCTGGTCGCCCAGCCGGTACGCGGGCTGCGCCACGACGCGATGCTCGACGTGCTCGGCTACTTCAACGACCGGTGCCGGGCCAGCAAGGAGATCACCGACCGGGCGAAGAAGCGCATCCCGGGCGGGGTACAGCACAACCTGGCCTTCAACTACCCGTTCCCGTTGGCGATCGACGCGGCCGACGGCGCCTACCTGACCGACCGCGACGGCAACACCTACATCGACTTCCTGCAGGCCGGTGGCCCGACGATCCTGGGCAGCAACTACGGCCCGGTCAACGAGCAGGTCGCCGCGGTGGTCAAGGAGTCGGGGCCGGTGACCGGGCTGTTCCACGAGTACGAGCTGAAGCTCGCCGAGATCATCCACCGGTACCTGCCGCACATCGAGATGTACCGGTCGCTCGGCTCCGGCACCGAGGCGGTGATGGCGGCGGTCCGGGGTGCCCGCGCCTTCACCGGCAAACACATGGTGATCAAGGTCGGCGGCGCGTACCACGGCTGGTCCGACACGATGGTGTACGGGCTGCGGGTGCCCGGCACGTACCGGATGAACGCCAAGGGCATCCCGTTCGGCGCCACCGCCAACACCCGGGAGGCGTTCCCGCACGATCTCGGGGCGTTGCGCCGCAAACTGATCGAGAACCGGGTCCGCGGCGGCACCGCTGCGGTGATCGTCGAACCACTCGGCCCGGAGTCCGGCACCCGCCCGGTGCCACGTGACTTCAACGCCAGGGTCCGCGCGTTGTGCGACGAGTTCGGCGCGCTGCTGATCTTCGACGAGGTGGTCACCGGGTTCCGGGTCGGCCTCGGCGGAGCGGCCGGCTACTTCGGCGTCACCCCCGACCTGACCGTGTTCGGCAAGGCGGTCTCCGGCGGCTACCCGATGGCCGGCGGCGTCGGCGGGCGGGCCGACGTGATGGCCGTCTTCGGTGCCGGGCTAGACGGGCGCGGCGGGACGCACATCCAGGTCGGCGGCACCCTGTCGGCGAACCCGCTGTCCTGTGCGGCCGGCTATTTCGCGATCGCCGAGATGGCCCGGACCAACGCCCCGGTGATCGCCGGCCGGGCCGGGGACCGGCTCACCCGGGGACTGCAGCGGCTGATCGACCGGTACGGTCTGCCGTACGTGGCCTACAACCAGGGGTCGATCGTGCATCTGGAGTGCAGTGGCGTCATGCTGCTCGACATGCGCAACCCGATCAAGCTGCTCCGGGAGAACAAGTCCCGCAAGCGGCTGATGGAGCAGATGGGTGCGGCGTACACGGCGCATGGCGTCATCACCCTGGCCGGCTCCCGGATGTACACCTCGATGGCCGACACCGACGAGGTGATCGACACCGCGCTGGACCGGTTCGACCGGGTGTTCGCGCAGGTGGAAGGGGTCTGA
- a CDS encoding FGGY-family carbohydrate kinase gives MSAVPPQVLAIDLGTSGMKAALVAADGTVTGWAQRPVPLLVLPGGGAEQDPQAWWTALGEVVADLGRAHPEHLRAVTTVCSSTQGEGTIAVDAAGAPLTRCITWLDMRGAAHLRRQFGGFPAYGGMAVRRIVRWLRLTGGMPSTTGKDPAAHMLLVRDTMPEVYARTATFLNALDWINLKLTGRTVATVDSILTSWVTDNRRPDRVRYSPALVADCGIDADKLPPIVACTEVIGTLHPDAAAHLGLPPTVQVVAGAIDTTAAAIGAGTTADDDPHLYLGTSSWIAAHVRRKKTDPVAQIAAVPCAIGDRYLMTALQATAGANLTWLKDKIVEYDDPLVGAGRLATDETSIFDAFDAILPTVPAGANGVLYLPWLYGERAPVDDPDLRAAFVNISLDTNRSDLLRAVFEGVALNTRWLSAAVDRFLGTPVTSLTVTGGGARSTAWCQIFADVLGVEVRRDPDPVAVNARGAGWIGAVGTGQLTFGQIPALLRSDQVFAPTAAHRVRYDELFDVYRELHRRLAPVYRRMPGGAHRTDQRR, from the coding sequence GTGTCGGCCGTCCCACCGCAGGTGCTGGCGATCGACCTGGGCACCTCGGGGATGAAGGCCGCGCTGGTCGCCGCCGACGGTACGGTGACCGGCTGGGCGCAGCGCCCGGTGCCGCTGCTGGTGCTGCCCGGCGGCGGCGCCGAACAGGACCCGCAGGCCTGGTGGACGGCGCTCGGCGAAGTGGTCGCCGACCTCGGCCGGGCCCACCCGGAGCACCTGCGCGCGGTCACCACCGTCTGCTCGTCCACCCAGGGCGAGGGGACCATCGCGGTGGACGCCGCCGGGGCGCCACTGACCCGCTGCATCACCTGGTTGGACATGCGCGGCGCGGCGCACCTGCGGCGGCAGTTCGGCGGCTTCCCGGCGTACGGCGGGATGGCGGTCCGCCGGATCGTGCGCTGGCTGCGGCTGACCGGCGGGATGCCCTCCACCACCGGCAAGGACCCGGCCGCGCACATGCTGCTGGTCCGCGACACCATGCCCGAGGTGTACGCGCGGACCGCGACCTTCCTCAACGCGCTGGACTGGATCAACCTCAAGCTGACCGGCCGTACGGTGGCCACGGTCGACTCGATCCTCACCTCCTGGGTGACGGACAACCGCCGACCCGACCGGGTCCGCTACTCTCCCGCCCTGGTCGCCGACTGCGGCATCGACGCGGACAAACTGCCGCCGATCGTGGCCTGCACCGAGGTGATCGGCACGCTGCACCCGGACGCCGCCGCCCACCTCGGTCTGCCGCCGACCGTCCAGGTGGTGGCCGGGGCGATCGACACCACGGCGGCGGCGATCGGTGCCGGCACCACCGCCGACGACGACCCGCACCTGTACCTGGGCACCTCGTCGTGGATCGCGGCGCACGTGCGCCGCAAGAAGACCGACCCGGTCGCGCAGATCGCCGCCGTGCCGTGCGCGATCGGCGACCGGTACCTGATGACCGCGCTGCAGGCCACCGCCGGGGCGAACCTGACCTGGCTGAAGGACAAGATCGTCGAGTACGACGACCCGCTGGTCGGCGCCGGCCGCCTCGCCACCGACGAGACGTCGATCTTCGACGCGTTCGACGCGATCCTGCCGACCGTGCCGGCCGGCGCCAACGGGGTGCTCTACCTGCCGTGGCTGTACGGCGAACGCGCGCCGGTCGACGATCCGGACCTGCGTGCCGCGTTCGTCAACATCTCGCTCGACACCAACCGGTCCGATCTGCTGCGGGCCGTCTTCGAAGGCGTCGCGTTGAACACCCGGTGGCTGTCGGCGGCGGTCGACCGGTTCCTCGGCACCCCGGTGACCTCGTTGACCGTCACCGGTGGCGGTGCCCGGTCGACGGCCTGGTGCCAGATCTTCGCCGACGTGCTCGGCGTCGAGGTGCGTCGGGACCCGGACCCGGTCGCGGTCAACGCCCGTGGCGCCGGCTGGATCGGCGCGGTCGGCACCGGGCAGCTGACGTTCGGGCAGATCCCGGCGTTGCTGCGGAGCGACCAGGTGTTCGCCCCGACGGCGGCGCACCGCGTCCGCTACGACGAACTCTTCGACGTCTACCGGGAGCTGCACCGCCGACTCGCCCCGGTGTACCGGCGGATGCCCGGTGGTGCACATCGGACCGATCAGCGAAGATAG
- a CDS encoding FAD-dependent monooxygenase — translation MARSVSAARHAVVIGGSLAGLCAARALADHVDRVTVVDRDRFPDAPQVRAGVPQAHHLHVLITAGQRALDQLFPGLIAELHAAGAVRVDAPTDVLYLAPTGWRERFPATHQLVGTSRELLDWAVRQRLAADPRIRFEPSHDVIGLLGADGRDAVTGVRMRPRAAGAADRSLPADLVVDASGRGSHAPDWLAELGYGRPDETRVDAGLGYASRRYLLPPGASAGWKNIVVMPQPPRSGRGGVIYPIENGRWMVTLGGLGGDHPPTDEAGFLEFARGLRSPLIHQAIRDATPDSPIHGFRNTANHRRRYETMPRWPDGFAVVGDASCTFNPVYGQGMAVAARTAVVLAEQLRDSGGTLGRAAQARVAGCSETAWLIATGADLRYPTTVGPRPRRGGVLSRWYLDRAADVANRDPYVQRVLTDVFHLVAPLSAVVRPAVALRVLRGRPGPQLVAPPSS, via the coding sequence ATGGCCCGATCCGTTTCCGCCGCCCGGCACGCAGTCGTCATCGGTGGCAGTCTCGCCGGGCTGTGCGCGGCCCGCGCACTCGCCGACCACGTCGACCGGGTGACCGTGGTCGACCGGGACCGGTTCCCCGACGCGCCGCAGGTCCGCGCCGGCGTCCCGCAGGCGCACCACCTGCACGTGCTGATCACCGCCGGGCAGCGTGCGCTCGATCAGCTCTTCCCCGGCCTGATCGCCGAACTGCACGCCGCCGGCGCGGTTCGGGTCGACGCGCCGACCGACGTCCTGTACCTGGCGCCGACCGGGTGGCGGGAACGGTTCCCGGCGACCCACCAGCTGGTCGGGACCAGCCGGGAGCTGCTCGACTGGGCGGTCCGCCAACGGCTGGCCGCCGATCCACGGATCCGGTTCGAGCCGTCCCATGACGTGATCGGGCTACTCGGCGCCGACGGCCGCGACGCGGTCACCGGCGTACGGATGCGTCCCCGCGCGGCGGGTGCCGCCGACCGGAGCCTGCCGGCCGACCTGGTGGTGGACGCCAGCGGCCGCGGCTCGCACGCGCCGGACTGGTTGGCCGAGCTCGGCTACGGCCGCCCCGACGAGACCCGGGTCGACGCCGGGCTCGGCTACGCGAGTCGGCGCTACCTGCTGCCGCCGGGGGCCAGTGCCGGGTGGAAGAACATCGTGGTGATGCCGCAGCCGCCCCGGTCTGGTCGGGGCGGGGTGATCTATCCGATCGAGAACGGACGGTGGATGGTGACCCTCGGCGGCCTGGGCGGCGACCACCCGCCGACCGACGAGGCCGGTTTCCTGGAGTTCGCCCGTGGGCTGCGCAGCCCGCTGATCCACCAGGCGATCCGCGACGCCACGCCCGACTCACCGATCCACGGGTTCCGCAACACCGCGAACCATCGCCGCCGATACGAGACGATGCCACGCTGGCCGGACGGGTTCGCGGTGGTCGGCGACGCCTCGTGCACCTTCAACCCGGTCTACGGCCAGGGGATGGCCGTGGCCGCCCGGACGGCGGTGGTGCTGGCCGAGCAGCTGCGCGACAGCGGTGGCACGCTGGGCCGCGCGGCGCAGGCCCGGGTGGCCGGCTGCAGCGAGACCGCCTGGCTGATCGCCACCGGCGCCGACCTGCGGTACCCGACGACCGTCGGGCCACGACCGCGGCGCGGCGGTGTGCTGTCCCGCTGGTACCTGGACCGGGCGGCCGACGTCGCCAACCGCGATCCGTACGTGCAGCGCGTCCTGACCGACGTGTTCCACCTGGTCGCACCGTTGTCTGCGGTGGTCCGCCCGGCCGTCGCGCTGCGGGTGCTGCGCGGTCGGCCCGGCCCGCAGCTGGTCGCACCGCCGTCGAGCTGA
- a CDS encoding glycosyltransferase family 87 protein, with translation MRLLQSRWAVPATVLVWLVTRAALMAVYAQLVPGLDAGEVFADVDLYRRWSGQLRDGRVPGADPMWQYPPGAAALFVAVGWVAESTRTGYTTVFVLFALGADLVVLLALIRLSRGGNRIAGALCWALAVPLLSLLTYARYDIFVTAPAVVALAATVRRPALAGATLAVGALAKVWPAMLLITARPLRGLRPMSIGFVTATAVLGAVLTVSYAGAWSGFSDNQVDRGLQVESVAATPLVLARVADPAIVVQYSYGAMEFIHPVATSVSAVLPAATLAGLGLLGWWWLFRGRRIDWTPTVGFDLALLAVGVAVVTSRVLSPQYLLWLLGLAAVCLTRRDTTQRAPAVLIVGATVLTSAYFPWFYPDVIGTPSWPGAVLLAARNAVLVAAIVIGLHRLLVGHRVVPQATPAAVGYRQPVGGTGGLGRIRSSS, from the coding sequence ATGAGACTCCTACAGAGCCGGTGGGCGGTGCCGGCGACGGTACTGGTGTGGCTGGTCACCCGGGCCGCGCTGATGGCGGTCTACGCACAACTCGTTCCCGGGTTGGACGCCGGTGAGGTGTTCGCCGACGTCGACCTGTACCGACGGTGGAGCGGGCAGCTGCGCGACGGCCGGGTGCCGGGCGCCGACCCGATGTGGCAGTATCCGCCGGGCGCGGCGGCGTTGTTCGTCGCGGTCGGCTGGGTCGCCGAGTCGACGCGGACCGGCTACACCACGGTCTTCGTCCTGTTCGCCCTCGGCGCGGACCTGGTGGTCCTGCTGGCCCTGATCCGGCTGTCCCGGGGCGGAAACCGGATCGCCGGCGCGCTGTGCTGGGCGCTCGCCGTACCGCTGCTGAGCCTGCTGACCTACGCCCGGTACGACATCTTCGTCACCGCGCCGGCGGTGGTCGCGCTGGCCGCCACGGTCCGCCGGCCGGCGCTGGCCGGTGCGACGCTGGCGGTCGGTGCGCTGGCCAAGGTCTGGCCGGCGATGTTGCTGATCACCGCTCGGCCGCTGCGCGGGCTGCGCCCCATGTCGATCGGCTTCGTGACCGCGACGGCCGTGCTGGGCGCCGTGCTGACCGTCTCATATGCCGGCGCCTGGTCCGGCTTCTCGGACAACCAGGTGGACCGTGGGCTCCAGGTCGAGTCGGTCGCCGCCACCCCGCTGGTCCTGGCCCGGGTCGCCGATCCGGCGATCGTGGTGCAGTACAGCTACGGCGCGATGGAGTTCATCCACCCGGTCGCCACCTCGGTCTCCGCCGTGCTGCCCGCTGCGACCCTCGCCGGTCTGGGTCTGCTCGGCTGGTGGTGGCTGTTCCGGGGGCGCCGGATCGACTGGACCCCGACGGTCGGCTTCGACCTGGCGCTGCTGGCCGTCGGGGTGGCGGTGGTCACCAGCCGGGTGCTCTCCCCGCAGTATCTGCTCTGGCTGCTCGGGCTGGCCGCGGTCTGTCTGACCCGCCGGGACACCACCCAACGGGCACCGGCCGTGCTGATCGTCGGGGCGACCGTACTGACCAGCGCCTACTTTCCGTGGTTCTATCCCGATGTGATCGGCACGCCAAGCTGGCCGGGGGCCGTGCTGCTGGCCGCCCGCAACGCGGTCCTGGTCGCCGCCATCGTGATCGGTCTGCACCGGTTGCTGGTCGGGCACCGGGTCGTTCCGCAGGCGACCCCGGCGGCGGTCGGCTACCGGCAGCCGGTCGGCGGAACCGGCGGCCTTGGCAGAATCCGGTCATCCAGTTAG
- a CDS encoding MFS transporter: MTAAVAARGRTMSILTALYVTQYLGFGFITVGLASILRSGGTSLDTLALLNLIGLIWPVKFLWAPILDRYGPRRGGHYRSWLLVLQSGMVLALLALLAADPATGRIGPIVLICALFVFLSATQDIAADAIAVRMLADSVRGTGNGIQVSASYVGNILGGGVCVVVYDRFGWQAAVGLLAALTATGLLVVWRFREPERIARPAGARQAYGALLSVLGQPGCRRWALGVVPLLYMGAGAAYGLVSPALVDAGWSLQRIGFVTGIVTSVPAVVAGLVAGGLVDRIGRAGVLVVGGGSLAVATALLLPMLTGRAAGGFTKVALCCFMAAYTVANVALYTVNMDYSRPGTGGTDFTVLSSFGLVCSYLAAALGLTAAARVGYPAVAVAAIVLILAGVAVGVRHQHRYRPATGPEPFPEPTGSPGQRSDEHGVLAPAGEGHQVADVLPAQHPHAAQHPGVGIGDRQ, from the coding sequence ATGACCGCTGCCGTCGCCGCCCGCGGGCGGACCATGTCGATCCTGACCGCGCTGTACGTCACCCAGTACCTGGGATTCGGGTTCATCACCGTCGGGCTGGCCAGCATCCTGCGGTCCGGCGGCACCTCGCTGGACACTCTCGCGCTGCTCAACCTGATCGGCCTGATCTGGCCGGTCAAGTTCCTCTGGGCGCCGATCCTGGACCGGTACGGCCCACGGCGTGGCGGCCACTACCGCTCCTGGCTGCTGGTGCTGCAGAGCGGCATGGTGCTGGCCCTGCTGGCCCTGCTCGCCGCCGACCCGGCGACCGGGCGGATCGGCCCGATCGTGCTGATCTGCGCGCTGTTCGTGTTCCTGTCCGCCACCCAGGACATCGCCGCTGACGCGATCGCGGTGCGGATGCTGGCCGACTCGGTCCGGGGCACCGGAAACGGGATCCAGGTGTCGGCGAGCTACGTCGGCAACATTCTGGGCGGCGGCGTCTGCGTGGTGGTCTACGACCGGTTCGGCTGGCAGGCGGCGGTCGGCCTGCTCGCCGCGCTCACCGCGACCGGTCTGCTGGTGGTGTGGCGGTTCCGCGAGCCCGAGCGGATCGCCCGGCCGGCCGGGGCGCGTCAGGCGTACGGCGCGCTGCTGTCCGTCCTCGGCCAGCCCGGCTGCCGCCGCTGGGCCCTCGGCGTGGTGCCGCTGCTCTACATGGGAGCCGGTGCGGCGTACGGACTGGTGTCGCCGGCCCTGGTCGACGCCGGCTGGTCGTTGCAGCGGATCGGTTTCGTCACCGGGATCGTCACCAGCGTCCCGGCCGTCGTCGCCGGGCTGGTGGCCGGCGGCCTGGTCGACCGGATCGGCCGGGCCGGGGTGCTGGTGGTCGGTGGCGGGTCGCTGGCCGTCGCCACGGCGCTGCTGCTGCCGATGCTCACCGGCCGGGCCGCCGGCGGTTTCACCAAGGTCGCGTTGTGCTGCTTCATGGCCGCGTACACGGTGGCGAACGTCGCGCTGTACACGGTGAACATGGACTACTCCCGGCCGGGCACCGGGGGTACCGACTTCACGGTGCTGTCGTCGTTCGGGCTGGTCTGTTCCTACCTGGCCGCGGCGCTCGGCCTGACGGCGGCGGCCCGGGTCGGCTACCCGGCGGTCGCGGTGGCCGCGATCGTGCTGATCCTCGCCGGAGTCGCCGTCGGCGTCCGCCACCAGCACCGGTACCGGCCGGCGACCGGCCCGGAGCCGTTCCCGGAACCGACCGGATCACCAGGGCAACGGTCGGACGAACATGGCGTGCTGGCGCCAGCCGGGGAAGGGCACCAGGTCGCCGACGTGCTGCCAGCCCAGCACCCGCATGCTGCGCAGCACCCGGGAGTTGGAATCGGCGACCGCCAGTGA
- a CDS encoding aspartate aminotransferase family protein, whose translation MYPHLFGRHTVDAYVSSIDRTAAVLADRVRAVRQPYSGDAVAPLQAKVDSVDLDAPLGTTDAALDEVAGLYLDHAVWFHEPTYLAHLNCPVAIPALNAELLLAAVNTSVDTWDQSTTGTLIERRLIAWTAERIGFGPTADGVFTSGGTQSNLHGLLLAREDRLVRADADRATMLPRLRVLATAESHFSVSKSAGLLGLAADAVVPVATDGTGRMDPVALDAEIDRLLDQDLVPMAVVATAGTTDRGCVDPLAAIGTICRDRAVWLHVDAAYGCGLLISTRHRHLLDGIAAADSVTVDFHKSFFQPISSSAIIVRNAPTMRRVAVHADYLNPRTATVPNQVDKSLQTTRRLDALKLWMTLRAIGADQLGEMFDQVVYLAQQAYGLLRESDDFELVMRPVLSTVLFRYRPDWLPVEDCDRLLPRLRARLFADGAAIIAGTVVDGHYWLKFTLLNPNTTVDDLRTVIELIRRTGQELLDAEWDPALIAPEPVTPEVCANANV comes from the coding sequence ATGTACCCGCATCTGTTCGGCCGGCACACCGTGGACGCCTACGTGTCCAGCATCGACCGGACCGCGGCGGTCCTCGCCGACCGTGTACGGGCGGTCCGCCAGCCGTACTCCGGCGACGCCGTGGCACCACTGCAGGCCAAGGTCGACAGCGTCGACCTGGACGCACCGCTCGGCACCACCGACGCCGCACTGGACGAGGTCGCCGGCCTGTATCTGGACCACGCGGTGTGGTTCCACGAACCCACCTACCTGGCCCACCTGAACTGCCCGGTGGCGATTCCCGCGCTCAACGCCGAACTGCTGCTCGCCGCCGTCAACACCTCGGTCGACACCTGGGACCAGAGCACCACCGGCACGCTGATCGAGCGGCGGCTGATCGCCTGGACGGCCGAGCGGATCGGATTCGGTCCGACCGCCGACGGCGTCTTCACCAGCGGCGGCACCCAGTCGAACCTGCACGGCCTGCTACTGGCCCGGGAGGACCGTTTGGTCCGCGCCGACGCCGACCGGGCCACGATGCTGCCCCGGCTGCGGGTCCTGGCCACGGCGGAGAGCCACTTCAGCGTCAGCAAGTCCGCCGGTCTACTCGGACTCGCCGCCGACGCGGTCGTCCCGGTCGCCACCGACGGCACCGGCCGGATGGACCCGGTGGCGCTCGACGCCGAGATCGATCGGCTGCTCGACCAGGACCTGGTGCCGATGGCGGTCGTCGCCACCGCCGGCACCACCGACCGCGGCTGCGTCGACCCGCTCGCCGCGATCGGCACCATCTGCCGCGACCGGGCGGTGTGGCTGCACGTCGACGCGGCGTACGGCTGTGGTCTGCTGATCTCCACCCGCCACCGGCACCTGCTCGACGGCATCGCCGCCGCCGACTCGGTCACCGTCGACTTCCACAAGAGCTTCTTCCAACCGATCAGCTCCAGCGCCATCATCGTCCGGAACGCGCCGACCATGCGGCGGGTCGCGGTGCACGCCGACTACCTGAACCCGCGAACGGCGACCGTGCCGAACCAGGTCGACAAGAGCCTGCAGACCACCCGCCGGCTGGACGCCCTGAAGTTGTGGATGACATTGCGGGCGATCGGCGCCGACCAGCTCGGCGAGATGTTCGACCAGGTCGTCTACCTGGCCCAGCAGGCCTACGGTCTGCTCCGCGAAAGCGACGACTTCGAGCTGGTCATGCGACCGGTGCTGAGCACCGTGCTGTTCCGGTACCGACCTGACTGGCTACCGGTGGAGGACTGCGACCGGCTGCTGCCCCGGCTGCGGGCTCGGCTGTTCGCCGACGGCGCCGCGATCATCGCCGGCACCGTCGTCGACGGGCACTACTGGCTCAAGTTCACGCTGCTCAACCCGAACACCACCGTCGACGACCTGCGTACCGTGATCGAGCTGATCCGCCGCACCGGCCAGGAGCTGCTCGACGCCGAATGGGATCCGGCGCTGATCGCCCCGGAGCCGGTCACCCCGGAGGTGTGCGCCAATGCGAACGTATGA